Proteins encoded together in one Treponema primitia ZAS-1 window:
- a CDS encoding nucleotide exchange factor GrpE, which yields MKDIEKTQSEEVVFVEGEPAAPAQGGSEPDLSADELSSDPAADAGADSATAAAELSPEEKIADLEEKLKEANDLYLRKAADFENFRKRMNREKQDAIDFANQSLLLDLILIIDDFDRAIKSAENMAAASKEAASTSKEFDSFYEGITLIEKRLTTQLENKWGLKRFDSAGEAFDPNRHEAIMMEKSPEITDPVVQEDFLKGYTLKDRVVRSAKVKVLMPEETPRQEN from the coding sequence ATGAAAGATATTGAAAAAACTCAATCAGAAGAAGTAGTTTTCGTTGAAGGCGAACCGGCAGCCCCGGCTCAGGGTGGATCCGAGCCGGATCTTTCTGCGGATGAGCTGTCATCTGACCCGGCGGCGGATGCTGGGGCAGATTCAGCAACAGCGGCAGCTGAACTTAGTCCGGAAGAGAAGATTGCCGACCTGGAAGAAAAGCTTAAGGAAGCCAACGATTTGTACCTGCGGAAGGCTGCAGATTTTGAAAATTTCCGCAAACGGATGAACCGAGAAAAGCAGGATGCCATAGACTTTGCTAACCAGAGCCTGCTTTTAGACCTTATCCTGATAATTGATGATTTTGATCGGGCTATCAAATCTGCGGAAAACATGGCTGCCGCTTCCAAAGAAGCGGCTTCGACATCAAAGGAATTTGACAGCTTTTACGAGGGTATCACCCTGATAGAAAAACGCCTTACCACCCAGCTGGAAAACAAATGGGGGCTTAAGCGTTTTGATTCCGCCGGGGAGGCCTTTGACCCGAACCGGCACGAGGCTATTATGATGGAAAAATCGCCGGAAATTACCGACCCGGTGGTTCAAGAGGACTTCCTTAAGGGCTATACTCTTAAAGACCGGGTTGTGAGAAGCGCTAAAGTAAAGGTTTTAATGCCCGAGGAAACCCCTCGGCAAGAAAATTAA